A region of the Candidatus Bathyarchaeota archaeon genome:
CAAAGTGAAATATTTGTTTTTAGGCCTGCAGGTCCATTTATAGCAAGAGAATTCAGCTTGAAAGCGCCTACAGTAGGCGTTTATCTTATTGACCCATTTTTAGCTGAAACACCCTCAAGCTTAGCTTCAGCTTTTTCTTTAGCTTTAGCTTCTCAACTTAGATTAGGAATACCGCTTATTCTAGTTCTTAACAAAGCGGATGAAATTAAAAATATTGAATTAGAAAAAATGATTTCAAACTATGATTATTTAAAAGAAAAAGTTATTCAAGAAAATGTAGGAGCTATAAAAGATTTAGCAATTCAATTAATTGAAGCCTTAAAAAACTTAGCTTTCTCTCAAAGGTTAATTAAAGTTTCAGCTAAAACAAGCGAAGGAATGCCTCAACTCTTCGATTTAATTCATGAAAGCTTATGCGAATGCGGAGATTTAACCTAAAAACCTATAAAAGCTTCTTAACGCTTTAATTTTTTAAATTTGCTTAAAGCTTTTGATCTATTGTTTTTTGACAGCATTCAAAGTTTATCTTCATCAATTTTTAGATGGAAAAGGTTATTATAGGGGTAAACTTTTATATAAAAGTTTACCCCTATAATATACTATGAAAAGGTACCTTGTAGACAAAAAGGAAGATATAAAAAAGCTTAAAGTGTTACCACGATCCATATCTTTTAGATTAACAAAGAACTTCATTAGATCTATTGTTGGTCCTAGAAGAGCTGGTAAAACTTATTCGCTTTATGATTTAATACTTAATAAGGAAAAGATTAGGGATGAGGATTACCTTTTTATAAACTTCGAGGATGAAGCGATAAATCAGCTTCGAAGAGAGGAAATAGTTAAAGCGATTTCATACCATCATGA
Encoded here:
- a CDS encoding ATP/GTP-binding protein, whose translation is MVTLQVMILGSAGAGKTSLTARFGDWLSKEEFKVVYVNLDPGCVSLPYKPSFDVRKYFTIEKLMMEKDLGPNGAMIKASELMQENVKKFLIEIEKFKGDFMLIDTPGQSEIFVFRPAGPFIAREFSLKAPTVGVYLIDPFLAETPSSLASAFSLALASQLRLGIPLILVLNKADEIKNIELEKMISNYDYLKEKVIQENVGAIKDLAIQLIEALKNLAFSQRLIKVSAKTSEGMPQLFDLIHESLCECGDLT